The proteins below come from a single Molothrus ater isolate BHLD 08-10-18 breed brown headed cowbird chromosome 3, BPBGC_Mater_1.1, whole genome shotgun sequence genomic window:
- the PAQR8 gene encoding membrane progestin receptor beta, translated as MTAILERLSTLSLSGQHLSRLPRLLEDGLPKMPCTVKECEVPQLFREPYIHSGYRPTGQDWRYYFLSLFQKHNEVVNVWTHLLAALAVLLRFKTFVEAEQLLVDAWSLPLLIFVLSSVTYLTCSLLAHLLQSKSELYHYTFYFVDYVGVSIYQYGSALAHFYYSSDQAWYDKFWLFFLPAAAFCGWLSCAGCCYAKYRYRRPYPIMRKMCQVIPAGLAFILDISPVAHRVVVCHLGGCEEDAAWYHTYQILFFLISAYFFSCPVPEKYFPGSCDIVGHAHQIFHTFLAICTLSQLEAILLDYKNRQEIFLKRHGPLTVYLSCISFFGLVACSAITAYILRCRIKDSLAKKDS; from the coding sequence ATGACAGCCATCCTGGAGCGGCTCAGCACGCTGTCCCTGAGCGGGCAGCACCTCAGCCGGCTGCCCCGGCTGCTGGAGGATGGCCTCCCCAAGATGCCCTGCACGGTGAAGGAGTGCGAGGTGCCGCAGCTCTTCCGCGAGCCCTACATCCACAGCGGGTACCGCCCCACCGGCCAGGACTGGCGCTACTACTTCCTCAGCCTCTTCCAGAAGCACAACGAGGTGGTCAACGTGTGGACTCATCTCCTGGCGGCGCTGGCCGTGCTGCTGAGGTTCAAGACGTTTGTGGAGGCCGAGCAGTTGCTTGTGGATGCGTGGTCCTTGCCATTGCTCATCTTCGTCCTCTCTTCTGTCACCTACCTGACCTGCAGCCTCTTGGCCCACCTGCTGCAGTCCAAGTCGGAGCTGTACCACTACACCTTCTACTTCGTGGACTATGTTGGAGTCAGCATCTACCAGTATGGCAGTGCCTTGGCTCATTTCTACTACAGCTCTGACCAAGCCTGGTATGACAAGTTCTGGCTTTtcttcctgccagcagcagctttctgcGGCTGGTTgtcctgtgctggctgctgctacGCCAAATACCGGTACCGACGGCCTTACCCCATCATGAGGAAGATGTGCCAGGtgatcccagcagggctggctttcATCCTGGATATCAGTCCCGTGGCTCACCGGGTGGTTGTGTGTCACCTGGGGGGCTGTGAGGAGGATGCTGCTTGGTACCACACGTACCAGATACTGTTTTTTCTTATCAGtgcttatttcttttcctgccctgtccctgagaAATacttccctggctcctgtgaTATTGTTGGCCACGCCCACCAGATCTTCCACACCTTCCTGGCCATCTGCACCCTGTCACAGCTGGAGGCCATTCTTTTGGATTACAAGAACAGGCAGGAGATTTTCCTGAAGAGACACGGGCCTTTGACCGTTTATCTCTCCTGCATCTCTTTCTTTGGCTTGGTGGCCTGCAGTGCCATCACAGCTTACATCCTGCGATGCAGGATCAAGGACAGCCTGGCTAAAAAGGACTCCTGA